A single Wolbachia endosymbiont (group A) of Bibio marci DNA region contains:
- the nuoF gene encoding NADH-quinone oxidoreductase subunit NuoF — MLKEQDKIFTNLNGKETPLLEGAKKRGSWQKTKELLDLGSEKIIDEVKKSGLRGRGGAGFSTGLKWSFMPKNLPKAYLVVNADESEPGTCKDRDILRYEPHKLLEGILLAGKAISASVAYIYIRGEFYNEYLVLKKALEEAYKENLIGKNACKSGYDLDVFIHRGAGAYICGEETAQLESIEGKKGFPRMKPPFPAGVGLFGCPTTINNVETIAMVPDILNRGGEWFASLGKPNNTGTKVFCISGHVNNPCNVEEELGIPLRELIEKYAGGVRGGWDNLLAVIPGGSSVPLIPKSICDTIEMDFDSLRTVQSGLGTAAVIVMDKSTDIIAAIERLSHFYMHESCGQCTPCREGTGWMWRIMKRMVTGDIKPDEIDKLLDLTTQIEGHTICALGDAAAWPIQGLIRHFRHVIKERAIV, encoded by the coding sequence ATGCTGAAGGAACAGGACAAAATATTTACAAACTTAAATGGTAAAGAAACTCCACTACTTGAGGGTGCAAAAAAACGTGGTAGCTGGCAAAAAACAAAGGAGTTACTAGATTTAGGATCAGAAAAGATCATTGATGAAGTAAAGAAATCTGGTTTGAGAGGTCGAGGGGGTGCAGGATTTTCCACCGGCCTTAAGTGGAGCTTTATGCCCAAAAATCTCCCAAAAGCATATTTAGTAGTCAATGCAGATGAGTCAGAACCTGGTACATGTAAAGATAGAGATATATTGCGATATGAGCCACATAAGTTACTTGAGGGAATTCTCCTAGCCGGCAAAGCGATCAGCGCATCAGTTGCGTATATTTATATCAGGGGTGAATTTTATAATGAATATTTAGTTCTAAAAAAAGCACTTGAGGAAGCCTATAAAGAAAACTTAATTGGAAAAAATGCCTGCAAATCAGGTTATGATCTTGATGTGTTTATCCATAGGGGTGCAGGAGCTTACATATGTGGGGAAGAAACAGCTCAACTCGAATCAATTGAAGGAAAAAAGGGCTTTCCTCGCATGAAACCTCCATTTCCCGCAGGTGTTGGACTTTTTGGCTGCCCAACCACAATAAACAACGTTGAAACTATAGCCATGGTTCCAGATATTCTGAATCGCGGAGGAGAATGGTTTGCATCTCTTGGTAAACCAAATAATACTGGTACCAAGGTCTTTTGTATTTCAGGACACGTAAACAACCCGTGTAATGTTGAAGAAGAGCTCGGAATTCCACTACGTGAATTGATTGAAAAATACGCAGGTGGAGTGCGAGGGGGTTGGGATAATTTACTTGCTGTAATACCTGGTGGGTCTTCAGTGCCATTAATTCCAAAATCTATATGCGATACTATTGAAATGGATTTTGATTCATTAAGAACTGTACAATCAGGGCTCGGTACTGCTGCTGTAATAGTGATGGATAAATCAACTGATATAATAGCTGCAATAGAGAGGTTATCACACTTTTATATGCACGAGTCCTGTGGGCAATGCACACCATGCCGTGAAGGTACTGGATGGATGTGGAGGATTATGAAGAGGATGGTGACAGGAGATATTAAGCCTGATGAAATAGATAAGCTGCTTGACCTCACAACTCAAATAGAAGGACATACAATTTGCGCACTTGGCGATGCTGCAGCTTGGCCTATTCAAGGATTAATAAGACATTTTCGCCATGTTATCAAAGAGAGAGCGATAGTTTAA
- the infC gene encoding translation initiation factor IF-3 — translation MQVKKNNKNRINGFITAKEVRLVDHSGEMVGIVPIERALEFAQGVGLDLVEIAPDSTPPVCKVLDYSKQKYDIKKKASEAKKKQKTLTIKEIKLGPNIGDHDYETKLRQARDLLAHGHKIKVTMRFKGRELINTEVGLEKLERLIRDTEDIAKVELAPKREGNQYFLALVAK, via the coding sequence TTGCAAGTTAAAAAGAACAATAAAAACAGAATTAATGGATTCATCACAGCTAAGGAGGTACGCTTAGTTGATCATAGTGGTGAAATGGTCGGAATCGTGCCAATAGAACGAGCTTTGGAATTTGCACAGGGTGTTGGTTTAGACTTGGTAGAAATTGCACCTGATTCAACTCCTCCAGTATGTAAAGTTCTGGATTATAGCAAACAAAAGTATGATATAAAAAAGAAGGCAAGTGAAGCAAAAAAGAAACAAAAAACATTAACTATAAAAGAAATTAAACTGGGCCCCAATATTGGTGATCACGATTACGAAACAAAATTGCGTCAAGCAAGAGACTTACTTGCCCACGGACATAAAATCAAAGTTACAATGAGATTTAAGGGCAGAGAGCTTATAAACACTGAAGTCGGACTGGAAAAATTAGAACGGCTAATTAGAGACACTGAAGATATTGCAAAGGTAGAATTGGCACCTAAAAGGGAAGGGAATCAATATTTTTTAGCTCTGGTTGCTAAGTAG
- the thrS gene encoding threonine--tRNA ligase translates to MIKVTFSTEQKVKEYSGKVTGFDILQPDALKEVVALKVNGELYDLSREIESDTEIEVIQLSDEAGLDIIRHDAAHIMAQAVKELFPNTQITIGPTIQDGFYYDFATDRTFTTDDLAAIEKKMKEIVKSNHRFVREVWTRKQAVDFFSGIGEKYKVEIISSILESENLTVYRQGDFVDLCRGPHSPSTGRVKAFKLMKVAGAYWRGDAKGPMLQRIYGTAWRNKDELNAYLECLKEAEKRDHRKIAKDMDLFHIQEEAVGQVFWHEQGYILYNVLESYIRKKLINNGYFEVKTPILVGKELWEKSGHWDKFRENMFTVDESESKKLAIKPMNCPCHVQIFNSHTRSYRDLPIRMAEFGICHRNESSGSLHGLMRVRGFTQDDAHIFCMEEQVNSETIKFCDLLKEVYSELGFNEISVKFSDRPDIRAGNDEVWDRAEKALLEAVQEADLSYKLNLGEGAFYGPKLEFVLKDAIGRNWQCGTLQVDFILPERLGVFYIGADGHKHHPVMLHRAILGTFERFIGILIENYAGKFPVWLAPTQLAILIITNEADSYATEISNVLKKQGVRVKTDLTNEKISYKIRLHSSNKVPILWIIGKNEVTSKTVSVRNLGSERQESFSLEKATESLLKSINLN, encoded by the coding sequence ATGATTAAAGTTACTTTTTCAACCGAACAAAAAGTAAAAGAATACAGTGGTAAAGTCACTGGCTTTGATATATTACAACCGGATGCTTTGAAAGAAGTAGTTGCATTGAAAGTAAATGGTGAGTTATATGATCTCTCACGTGAAATTGAATCTGATACAGAGATAGAGGTGATACAACTGAGTGACGAAGCGGGTTTAGATATAATAAGGCATGATGCTGCTCATATAATGGCGCAGGCAGTGAAAGAGCTATTTCCTAATACTCAGATTACTATTGGCCCAACAATTCAGGACGGTTTTTACTATGATTTTGCTACAGATCGTACCTTCACTACGGATGATCTTGCTGCAATAGAAAAGAAAATGAAAGAGATTGTGAAAAGTAATCACAGATTTGTTCGAGAGGTTTGGACTCGCAAGCAGGCAGTTGATTTCTTTAGTGGTATAGGCGAAAAATATAAGGTTGAAATTATATCCTCTATATTAGAGAGTGAAAACCTAACTGTTTATAGACAAGGCGATTTTGTAGACCTATGCCGTGGTCCGCACTCACCATCAACCGGCAGAGTTAAAGCGTTTAAACTTATGAAAGTAGCGGGTGCATACTGGCGAGGTGATGCAAAGGGCCCAATGTTGCAGCGAATATATGGCACAGCATGGAGAAATAAGGATGAATTAAACGCTTATCTTGAGTGTCTCAAAGAAGCAGAGAAACGTGATCACCGCAAAATTGCCAAGGATATGGATTTATTTCACATCCAAGAGGAAGCTGTCGGGCAGGTTTTTTGGCATGAACAAGGATATATTTTATATAATGTTCTTGAGTCTTACATCAGAAAGAAGTTAATAAATAATGGCTATTTTGAGGTAAAAACCCCTATTTTAGTAGGCAAAGAGCTGTGGGAAAAATCTGGACATTGGGATAAGTTTCGTGAAAATATGTTTACTGTTGACGAGTCTGAAAGTAAAAAGCTAGCAATAAAACCCATGAATTGCCCCTGTCATGTGCAGATTTTTAATTCTCACACCAGAAGCTATCGTGATTTACCGATACGTATGGCAGAGTTTGGCATATGCCATAGAAATGAAAGCTCAGGCTCATTGCATGGACTGATGCGAGTGCGTGGTTTTACGCAAGACGATGCACACATTTTTTGTATGGAAGAACAAGTGAATTCTGAGACTATAAAGTTTTGTGACCTTTTAAAAGAAGTATATTCAGAGCTTGGATTTAATGAAATTTCTGTGAAATTTTCAGACCGTCCAGATATTAGAGCAGGTAATGATGAAGTGTGGGATAGAGCTGAAAAAGCGCTGCTTGAAGCCGTTCAAGAAGCGGACTTGAGTTATAAACTTAACCTTGGTGAAGGTGCGTTTTATGGTCCAAAGTTAGAGTTCGTTTTGAAAGACGCAATAGGCAGAAATTGGCAATGTGGAACATTACAAGTTGATTTCATTTTACCAGAACGTCTGGGAGTTTTTTATATAGGGGCAGATGGACACAAGCATCACCCTGTCATGTTACATAGGGCAATTCTTGGGACTTTTGAGCGTTTTATTGGAATTTTGATAGAAAATTATGCAGGAAAATTTCCAGTTTGGCTTGCTCCAACGCAACTTGCTATTCTGATCATTACAAATGAGGCTGACAGTTACGCCACAGAAATCAGCAATGTCTTAAAAAAACAAGGTGTGAGAGTCAAGACTGATTTGACCAATGAAAAAATTAGTTATAAGATACGTTTGCATAGTTCAAACAAGGTTCCTATATTATGGATTATAGGCAAAAATGAAGTTACAAGTAAAACTGTGTCAGTGAGAAATTTAGGATCAGAAAGACAGGAGTCTTTTTCTTTGGAAAAGGCTACTGAATCGCTGTTAAAAAGTATTAATTTGAATTAA
- the coaE gene encoding dephospho-CoA kinase (Dephospho-CoA kinase (CoaE) performs the final step in coenzyme A biosynthesis.), whose protein sequence is MIIGLTGGIGVGKSFVANCFQEFGAAVFDADSVVHQLYKVDKSIISYAEKNFPGVVVNGEIDRTVLSKYFLAYDENWKQFQSLVHAVVRNELELFIAKEIKIDRKLLVLDVPLLLETKFYLYCNLIVFVHADSVVQAQRLNERNIDKEKLNLISNVQLSIEEKRKMSDFIIDTSVSKEYVFSQVKDIVDSLNLSS, encoded by the coding sequence ATGATCATAGGTCTAACAGGCGGAATTGGTGTAGGAAAGAGCTTTGTAGCTAATTGCTTTCAAGAGTTTGGTGCTGCTGTATTTGATGCTGATTCTGTTGTACACCAACTTTATAAAGTGGATAAAAGCATAATAAGCTATGCAGAAAAAAATTTTCCTGGAGTGGTAGTAAATGGTGAAATAGATAGAACAGTACTGTCTAAATATTTCTTAGCCTACGATGAAAATTGGAAACAATTTCAATCTTTGGTTCATGCCGTTGTGCGAAATGAACTAGAACTTTTTATTGCTAAGGAAATAAAGATCGATAGAAAACTTTTAGTTTTAGATGTGCCACTTCTATTAGAAACAAAATTTTATTTATATTGCAACCTTATTGTTTTCGTCCATGCAGATAGCGTTGTGCAAGCTCAAAGACTTAACGAACGCAACATAGATAAAGAAAAGCTAAATTTAATCTCCAATGTTCAGTTATCTATTGAGGAGAAAAGGAAGATGAGTGACTTTATTATCGATACCAGTGTAAGCAAAGAGTATGTTTTTTCTCAAGTAAAAGATATAGTGGACTCGTTAAATCTCAGCAGTTGA
- a CDS encoding ribonuclease D, whose protein sequence is MLINTTSELEDICEGLIAKKPKFIAVDTEFIRNNLIYYPKLSLIQISCGEKSFIVDALVPEIDLSFIKKIMLNQGITKVFHSCRQDIESLLTVFKCIPTPIFDTQVAAMFCHYYHDFIGYSKVVEQYQGIALDKIKAKNSDWLRRPLSEDQLDYAVNDVIHLYGLYQILCDKLEENNRMGWFQEEMESIVDINKYLHNPKDAWKRIKFNYEVNPRLILTVKAVSEWQETLAQRYNMNRNKVINNAVIAGFIEKNVEHVDEILDDLKRNAKNIRDADLLEFVNIFNENERNWMQQNNTFPNNYDKSVFDILSIILDSKCKESNISRKLVSSKDELTGSISRQTDKLFKGWRYDFFGRSVESFLNTSSKFEILAVKSANNTTKIRSNLVEANCELKSTAEI, encoded by the coding sequence ATGTTAATTAATACAACGTCGGAGCTGGAGGACATATGTGAGGGGTTGATAGCAAAAAAGCCGAAATTTATAGCAGTTGACACGGAGTTCATTAGAAATAATTTAATCTACTACCCAAAATTATCGTTAATTCAAATTTCTTGCGGAGAGAAGAGTTTTATTGTAGACGCATTAGTGCCAGAAATTGATTTATCATTCATTAAGAAAATAATGCTAAATCAGGGGATAACCAAAGTGTTTCATAGCTGCCGGCAGGATATAGAATCCTTACTCACTGTGTTTAAATGTATTCCCACTCCCATTTTTGATACCCAAGTTGCCGCTATGTTTTGTCATTATTATCATGACTTTATTGGTTACTCAAAAGTAGTGGAGCAATATCAAGGAATAGCACTGGATAAAATTAAAGCTAAAAATTCAGACTGGTTAAGAAGGCCGTTATCCGAGGATCAGTTAGATTATGCAGTAAACGACGTGATACACCTATATGGCCTATACCAAATATTGTGCGATAAACTTGAAGAAAATAATAGGATGGGTTGGTTTCAAGAAGAGATGGAATCAATAGTTGATATAAATAAGTATTTACATAATCCAAAAGATGCATGGAAGAGGATTAAATTTAATTATGAAGTAAATCCAAGATTGATACTAACTGTTAAAGCAGTTAGTGAGTGGCAAGAGACCTTAGCACAGCGCTATAATATGAATCGTAATAAAGTAATTAATAATGCTGTAATAGCTGGTTTTATTGAAAAAAATGTAGAGCATGTTGATGAGATTTTAGATGATCTCAAGAGGAATGCAAAAAATATAAGAGATGCAGATTTACTAGAGTTTGTGAATATTTTTAATGAAAATGAGAGAAATTGGATGCAGCAAAACAACACCTTCCCGAATAATTATGACAAATCTGTATTCGATATACTCTCAATTATTTTAGATAGTAAATGTAAAGAAAGTAACATATCAAGGAAATTAGTTTCTTCAAAAGATGAGTTAACTGGGTCAATATCTAGGCAGACAGATAAACTATTCAAGGGGTGGAGATATGATTTTTTTGGCAGGTCAGTTGAATCATTTTTGAACACAAGCTCAAAATTTGAGATTTTAGCAGTGAAATCCGCAAATAATACAACTAAAATTCGGAGTAATTTGGTGGAAGCAAATTGTGAATTGAAATCAACTGCTGAGATTTAA
- a CDS encoding IS110 family transposase: protein MNSSNIIAGIDVSKSKLDIHIHPLEHYKIFENNVQSIDEMLDFLRLHNVTKVGLEATGGYEKLCAYTLLSNGFEVYVIQPRWVRDYAKSLGITTKTDKIDCSIISRYINNTDMRVTPLTVDNGNIDCLKQKLSRRNQLVEIAKIQKTQIQQVTDTSIIKQIEELLAILRNQIKTLEDEMITFIDQNQELKRKYISITSIPGVSKITAITLICYLPELGTLQEKQISSLAGLAPFNRDSGFSKGKRCIQGGRSQVRTVLHMCILSAQKVNSYINPFFTRLYNQYKKPYKIASTAAMRKLLILANSLVRDDRVFTEEYSPQSVSI, encoded by the coding sequence ATGAATTCATCAAATATTATTGCTGGCATTGATGTTAGCAAAAGTAAATTAGATATCCACATTCACCCACTTGAGCATTATAAAATATTTGAAAACAATGTACAATCCATTGATGAAATGCTGGACTTTTTACGTTTGCATAATGTAACCAAAGTTGGTCTTGAGGCAACTGGTGGATACGAAAAATTATGTGCCTATACTTTACTAAGCAATGGTTTTGAGGTGTACGTCATTCAACCTAGATGGGTTAGAGACTATGCTAAAAGCCTTGGTATTACTACAAAAACTGATAAAATAGACTGCAGTATCATTTCACGTTATATCAATAATACAGATATGCGTGTTACTCCTTTAACAGTTGATAATGGTAATATTGATTGCTTGAAACAAAAATTATCTCGTAGAAACCAACTTGTAGAAATAGCAAAAATACAAAAAACCCAAATCCAACAGGTAACTGATACATCTATAATCAAACAAATAGAGGAGCTTCTCGCGATTTTACGTAATCAAATTAAAACTTTAGAAGATGAAATGATTACATTTATCGATCAAAACCAAGAGCTTAAAAGAAAATATATATCAATAACTAGCATACCAGGTGTAAGTAAAATCACAGCCATTACTTTGATTTGCTATTTGCCCGAACTTGGAACCCTTCAAGAAAAGCAAATATCTAGCCTTGCAGGACTTGCACCTTTTAATCGAGACAGTGGTTTCAGTAAAGGAAAGAGATGTATTCAGGGCGGTAGATCACAAGTTAGAACGGTTTTACACATGTGTATTCTCAGTGCACAAAAAGTTAATTCTTATATCAACCCTTTCTTTACTAGATTATATAATCAATATAAAAAGCCATATAAAATTGCTTCCACTGCTGCCATGAGAAAACTGCTTATTCTTGCTAACTCTTTGGTCAGAGACGATAGAGTCTTTACTGAGGAATATAGTCCTCAGTCTGTTTCTATCTAA
- a CDS encoding 5-formyltetrahydrofolate cyclo-ligase, translating into MFKDIKQHKKEIREQYRTIRKDIDESYSSYAANSLINLFNQNLSYVKGKTIAAYIPMDGEINVVPLMCRLLYLGYKVAIPDKNQLLRFEGWNETNEDVIPDTIITPVVAFDDHFNRLGFGGGWYDTMIEKLRPLGKIFIGVAYEKQYCKNLPVEKHDQKLDIIITEMCVRCGGGLPKKADSSCVKNQ; encoded by the coding sequence ATGTTCAAAGATATTAAACAGCACAAAAAGGAAATAAGAGAGCAATATAGAACTATAAGAAAAGATATTGATGAAAGTTATTCCAGTTATGCGGCAAATTCCCTTATTAATCTCTTTAATCAGAACTTAAGTTACGTTAAAGGCAAAACAATTGCGGCTTACATTCCAATGGATGGGGAAATAAATGTTGTCCCTTTGATGTGTCGTTTGCTCTATTTAGGTTATAAAGTAGCAATTCCTGATAAAAATCAGTTACTAAGATTTGAGGGATGGAACGAAACAAATGAAGATGTAATTCCCGATACAATCATTACTCCTGTTGTTGCTTTTGATGATCATTTCAATAGATTAGGTTTTGGCGGTGGTTGGTATGATACAATGATAGAAAAACTGCGGCCGCTTGGAAAAATATTTATAGGTGTAGCCTATGAGAAACAATATTGTAAAAATTTACCTGTAGAAAAACATGATCAAAAATTGGATATTATAATCACTGAGATGTGTGTTAGATGTGGAGGTGGATTGCCCAAGAAAGCGGATAGCAGTTGTGTTAAAAATCAATAA
- a CDS encoding oxidoreductase, producing the protein MKNIMLIGGGVGNAVLFSIGKACLENNNKVLYFAGYKKLSDVFKRALIERASNAVVWACEEGLIETSRDQDKSFHGNIVDAIVSYQQGRLGINLNAIDKIITIGSDKMMKAVNEARKTILKPYLKSGHIAISSVNSPMQCMMKEICAQCVQQHINTETGERSFVYSCSNQDQDMEFIDFDFLSERLKQNSLQEKLTAKWIDHVQRY; encoded by the coding sequence ATGAAGAATATAATGCTAATTGGTGGTGGAGTTGGAAATGCAGTGTTATTTTCGATAGGGAAGGCATGTCTTGAAAATAATAACAAGGTTTTGTACTTTGCTGGCTATAAGAAGTTAAGTGATGTATTTAAACGAGCACTGATAGAACGTGCATCAAATGCAGTAGTTTGGGCATGTGAAGAAGGATTGATAGAAACAAGCAGAGATCAAGATAAATCCTTTCATGGTAATATAGTTGATGCAATAGTCTCTTATCAACAAGGAAGATTAGGTATTAATTTGAACGCTATAGATAAAATTATCACTATTGGTTCTGATAAAATGATGAAAGCTGTGAATGAAGCTAGAAAAACAATTTTAAAGCCATATCTGAAATCAGGCCACATAGCAATATCATCAGTTAATTCTCCTATGCAGTGTATGATGAAAGAAATCTGTGCTCAGTGTGTGCAGCAACATATAAATACGGAAACAGGAGAAAGGAGTTTTGTTTATAGCTGCAGTAATCAAGACCAGGATATGGAATTTATTGACTTTGACTTTTTAAGTGAGCGCTTGAAGCAAAATAGTTTACAAGAAAAACTCACTGCAAAATGGATAGATCATGTTCAAAGATATTAA
- a CDS encoding SurA N-terminal domain-containing protein codes for MHKILILLLIVLPLRLLATEIEIIADVNGEPISNLDIEKRINFINSLFGTQSVNQKEAKPQILRELIDEIIIINEAQRLNIKLSNEELDNAVMLFLTQSFKLKANEVDQYIEKHNMDLSILRKQIKCQLLWSKIIEVRIVPFINISDKEVDDVKRQTEKPDYLITFQEFIIPDQKDKDVYGIAEDLVKKLRNSNDDFIPESPIKIRKATVNLSQLKGKLKGVLEGLEISDIAGPVSFSEGYSVIKVIDKVQLNHALLESTLKLKQIVVEGSESLLDSLKEQKVNCLNFDKLADNFKLPNAKEFEIKMRDLNPDLQILFSKTSVNEIVELRENGTAKLMMLCDIKSNVAGIEAIKQQMYQQKIMIQSNLLLDDMRKNAAVSYRYS; via the coding sequence ATGCATAAAATACTAATTTTACTGTTGATAGTGTTGCCACTTAGGTTGCTTGCAACCGAGATTGAAATTATTGCAGATGTAAATGGCGAGCCAATTTCAAATTTAGATATCGAAAAACGCATCAACTTTATAAATTCATTATTTGGCACTCAAAGTGTTAATCAAAAAGAAGCAAAGCCTCAAATTCTTAGGGAACTAATAGACGAAATTATCATTATCAATGAAGCGCAGAGGCTGAATATAAAATTGAGCAACGAGGAGTTAGATAATGCTGTCATGTTATTTTTAACCCAAAGTTTTAAACTTAAGGCTAATGAAGTTGATCAATACATAGAGAAGCATAATATGGATCTTAGTATTTTAAGAAAACAAATAAAATGTCAGTTACTATGGAGCAAAATTATTGAAGTAAGAATTGTGCCATTTATTAATATAAGCGATAAAGAAGTAGATGATGTAAAAAGGCAAACAGAAAAGCCGGATTATCTTATCACGTTCCAAGAGTTTATAATTCCTGATCAAAAAGACAAGGACGTTTATGGTATAGCTGAAGATTTAGTAAAAAAATTACGTAATAGTAATGATGACTTTATTCCAGAATCTCCAATAAAGATACGTAAAGCAACAGTTAATTTAAGTCAGCTGAAAGGCAAACTCAAGGGCGTTTTAGAAGGATTAGAAATCAGCGATATAGCAGGTCCAGTTAGTTTTAGTGAAGGTTACTCTGTTATAAAAGTAATAGATAAAGTACAACTTAATCATGCACTGCTGGAAAGCACTTTAAAATTAAAACAGATTGTGGTTGAAGGTTCAGAAAGTTTATTAGATAGTTTAAAGGAGCAAAAAGTTAATTGTTTAAATTTTGATAAATTGGCAGATAATTTTAAGCTGCCAAACGCAAAAGAATTTGAAATAAAAATGCGAGATTTAAATCCTGATTTACAGATTTTATTTAGTAAAACAAGTGTGAATGAAATAGTAGAATTGAGAGAAAATGGCACTGCAAAGTTAATGATGTTGTGTGATATCAAGAGTAATGTAGCGGGTATAGAAGCAATTAAACAGCAGATGTACCAACAAAAGATTATGATACAAAGCAACTTGTTATTAGATGATATGCGTAAAAATGCAGCTGTCAGTTATCGGTATAGTTGA
- a CDS encoding IS5 family transposase produces MPQKMKVSNQNEYNKFLQERGNIFHYINEAIENWYENSPKMQGGNYIYSDKVVILVHIIVNLFRIGLRQTVGFIKGYMQQIGRDLAVISYSQASRRFKKLNIKINDCRIDKNNMEDIEIAIDSTGISIYNNTPGHSKENSADRKYRGYEQTRKLHVMLNINSKKAIAVKYSNGVYSDHYGACDLLKEVNFQHVIKALYADRAYDRHKFYKLCHEYDIKAKIPPINNAAEHPEIDYMSDRNAAIRLIKLYGEDGVKEWKKEVNYGKRSYIEGFFSRLKQIFGFSFRNKSEVNREKELLIKCYLLNQFTEIGMAKFEMAT; encoded by the coding sequence ATGCCACAGAAAATGAAAGTCAGTAACCAAAATGAATATAACAAATTTCTCCAGGAAAGAGGAAATATTTTTCATTATATCAATGAAGCCATAGAAAATTGGTATGAAAATAGTCCAAAAATGCAAGGCGGCAACTATATTTACAGTGATAAAGTTGTGATTTTGGTGCATATAATTGTCAATCTTTTTAGAATTGGTTTAAGACAAACGGTGGGGTTTATAAAAGGATATATGCAACAAATAGGAAGAGATTTAGCAGTTATCAGCTATTCACAAGCATCAAGAAGGTTTAAGAAACTTAATATTAAGATCAATGATTGCAGAATTGATAAAAATAATATGGAAGACATCGAAATTGCTATAGATAGTACAGGTATCAGCATTTACAACAATACCCCTGGTCACAGCAAGGAAAATAGCGCTGACAGAAAATATCGTGGCTATGAACAGACAAGAAAATTGCATGTAATGTTGAATATAAACAGCAAAAAAGCCATAGCTGTAAAATACAGTAACGGTGTCTACTCTGATCACTATGGAGCTTGCGATTTGCTTAAAGAAGTTAATTTTCAGCATGTCATAAAAGCACTATATGCAGATAGGGCATATGATAGGCACAAGTTTTACAAATTGTGTCACGAATATGATATAAAGGCAAAAATTCCACCAATAAACAATGCGGCAGAACATCCAGAAATAGATTATATGTCTGACAGAAATGCTGCTATTAGGTTAATAAAGTTATACGGTGAAGATGGCGTGAAAGAATGGAAAAAAGAAGTAAATTATGGGAAAAGATCTTATATTGAAGGGTTTTTCTCAAGATTAAAGCAAATATTTGGATTCAGCTTTAGGAATAAATCCGAAGTAAATCGCGAAAAAGAATTGCTGATTAAGTGCTATTTGCTTAATCAATTTACTGAAATTGGTATGGCTAAATTTGAAATGGCTACATGA
- the ppa gene encoding inorganic diphosphatase, with protein sequence MDLSKITAGPNAVNVVIEISANAEPVKYEFNKELGLLQVDRFLSTSMTYPCNYGFIPNTCAGDGDPVDVLVLTQFPLASSVLISVRPIGALLTKDEKGEDEKILAVPVSSVDSYYDNIKDYSDLSKNLLDKIAHFFSHYKDLEKGKTVAVGEWVGVEEVKKIIEKSRN encoded by the coding sequence ATGGATTTAAGTAAAATAACAGCGGGACCAAATGCGGTGAATGTGGTAATTGAAATAAGTGCAAATGCTGAGCCTGTAAAGTATGAATTTAATAAAGAGCTTGGGTTGTTACAAGTTGACAGATTTTTATCTACCTCAATGACTTATCCTTGCAATTATGGGTTTATACCAAATACCTGCGCAGGTGATGGTGATCCTGTGGATGTTTTGGTGCTAACTCAATTTCCCTTAGCATCTAGTGTTTTAATATCGGTGCGTCCAATAGGCGCATTACTCACTAAAGATGAAAAAGGAGAAGATGAGAAAATATTAGCAGTGCCTGTTTCCAGTGTTGATAGCTATTATGACAATATAAAGGACTATTCTGACTTATCTAAAAACCTACTAGATAAAATTGCTCATTTCTTTTCTCATTATAAAGATCTAGAAAAGGGAAAAACAGTAGCAGTTGGAGAATGGGTTGGTGTAGAAGAAGTAAAGAAAATTATTGAAAAAAGCAGAAATTAG